A genomic segment from Orrella daihaiensis encodes:
- a CDS encoding septal ring lytic transglycosylase RlpA family protein, which yields MRRFLCRASLLVMATIVAACSSGGGSSGSWLSSSGGYYKDDGPPAQVPADIDNIPDAVPRIEPLARGPNRPYTVMGKRYVPDTTERPYRKRGIASWYGRKFHGRKTSNGETYDMFAMTAAHTTLPIPSYVRVTRVSNGQSVIVRVNDRGPFLHNRVIDLSYAAAHRLGMVGPGSAEVVVERITPEQIRAGTWATESFASTAPTAMPPEPAAANPSPVVATADLANEPVFLQIGAFSSESNARALAARAAANMPGNLPVEVDSTAGQLYRVRIGPFANRVQALSSMDAVVQSLGVRPSISLP from the coding sequence ATGAGGCGTTTTTTATGTCGTGCGAGTCTTTTGGTGATGGCCACCATAGTGGCGGCCTGTTCTTCGGGTGGCGGCTCAAGCGGCAGTTGGCTAAGTAGCAGTGGCGGCTATTACAAAGACGACGGACCACCGGCACAAGTACCTGCCGACATTGACAACATACCCGATGCCGTGCCGCGCATCGAACCCTTAGCGCGCGGTCCAAATCGTCCTTACACGGTGATGGGCAAACGCTATGTGCCTGACACCACTGAACGCCCCTATCGTAAGCGCGGCATTGCTTCATGGTATGGCCGCAAATTTCATGGACGCAAGACCTCCAATGGTGAAACCTATGACATGTTCGCCATGACGGCCGCCCATACAACGCTGCCCATCCCAAGCTACGTGCGCGTGACCAGAGTCTCAAACGGACAGAGTGTCATCGTTCGGGTGAATGACCGCGGTCCATTCCTGCATAACCGTGTGATTGACTTGTCCTATGCCGCAGCCCATCGGCTTGGTATGGTCGGACCAGGTAGCGCCGAGGTTGTGGTCGAGCGTATTACGCCCGAGCAAATCAGAGCCGGGACCTGGGCAACTGAATCATTTGCCAGTACCGCGCCAACGGCCATGCCGCCTGAGCCTGCCGCCGCCAACCCATCACCGGTTGTGGCGACCGCGGATCTAGCCAATGAGCCCGTCTTCTTGCAGATTGGTGCCTTTAGCAGCGAGTCCAACGCCCGGGCGTTGGCTGCAAGGGCCGCTGCAAACATGCCAGGCAATCTTCCAGTTGAAGTCGACAGCACCGCTGGCCAGCTTTATCGAGTCAGGATTGGACCATTTGCCAATCGTGTTCAGGCCTTAAGCTCCATGGATGCCGTGGTGCAATCACTCGGTGTCAGACCTAGCATCTCGTTGCCCTGA
- the rsmI gene encoding 16S rRNA (cytidine(1402)-2'-O)-methyltransferase, with protein sequence MSETHPSDGLMPPWQDLLDRLAQQHWPKPALFVVATPIGNLTDLSLRAWYTLRLADVIAAEDTRTSQALLQAWHIDTPLMSAHRHNERAATAAILQRLAAGERIALISDAGAPAVSDPGGQLVRDVREAGFDVVAIPGASAVITALMATGVTTDAQPTFAFLGFLPARQAARERALKRWLGSDTSLLMYEAPHRIGDLLRDLSDVFGAARTVSLARELTKRFEETVTVPLADAGNWITANRHREQGEYVVLLHAPPAGATNSDESEDDLLWQSPERQAWMSALLAGLSTRDAAKIMAKALGVAKDVCYARLLAHSGQRDARSDTE encoded by the coding sequence ATGTCTGAAACCCACCCATCTGACGGACTGATGCCGCCGTGGCAAGATTTGCTGGATCGTCTGGCTCAGCAGCACTGGCCCAAGCCGGCACTATTTGTTGTGGCTACGCCAATTGGCAACTTGACAGACTTGAGCTTGAGAGCCTGGTATACCTTAAGGTTAGCCGATGTGATTGCTGCCGAAGATACCCGCACCAGTCAGGCGCTGTTGCAGGCATGGCATATCGATACACCGCTGATGTCTGCGCACCGCCATAACGAACGTGCCGCCACGGCGGCTATCTTGCAGCGGCTAGCGGCGGGTGAGCGGATTGCCTTGATTTCAGATGCAGGTGCGCCCGCGGTTAGCGACCCAGGCGGTCAGCTTGTGCGTGATGTCCGCGAGGCGGGGTTTGATGTGGTTGCCATTCCCGGTGCCAGTGCGGTGATTACGGCCTTGATGGCCACGGGTGTCACAACCGATGCACAGCCAACATTTGCGTTTCTGGGATTTTTACCGGCCAGGCAGGCTGCCCGAGAGCGGGCGCTCAAGCGCTGGCTTGGCTCGGATACGTCGCTTCTCATGTATGAGGCGCCACATCGGATCGGTGATTTGTTGCGGGATTTAAGCGACGTATTTGGTGCAGCGCGAACGGTGAGCCTTGCGCGCGAATTGACCAAACGATTTGAAGAGACAGTGACAGTGCCACTGGCAGATGCTGGCAACTGGATAACAGCCAACCGCCATCGTGAGCAGGGTGAGTATGTCGTACTCTTGCATGCACCGCCTGCAGGCGCTACTAATTCAGACGAGAGTGAAGACGATCTCCTTTGGCAAAGTCCTGAGCGCCAAGCATGGATGTCGGCCTTGTTAGCCGGGTTGTCAACGCGCGATGCCGCCAAGATCATGGCCAAGGCGTTAGGGGTGGCCAAAGACGTCTGCTACGCCCGGTTGCTCGCGCACTCAGGGCAACGAGATGCTAGGTCTGACACCGAGTGA
- a CDS encoding phosphoheptose isomerase: protein MQLTEHLKQHFDDHLRTTERTVAKILPDLEKAIQLCHETVTQRRRILVCGNGGSASDAQHFVAELVGRFEREREPLAAVALSTDTSILTAVGNDYGFDHVFSRQVAALGQTGDVLIGISTSGNSPNVLRAMQQAHDNDMRVIALTGRDGGQMAQGLSGQDVLLCVPDQRTMRIQEMHILLLHLICEGIDAQLLGEPK from the coding sequence ATGCAACTAACCGAGCATCTGAAGCAACATTTCGACGATCATCTTCGCACCACCGAACGGACGGTGGCCAAGATACTGCCAGACCTTGAGAAAGCGATACAGCTTTGCCATGAAACCGTGACACAACGCAGACGCATTCTGGTTTGCGGTAATGGCGGCTCGGCATCAGATGCCCAACATTTTGTGGCTGAGCTAGTGGGCCGCTTCGAACGCGAACGCGAACCACTGGCTGCTGTGGCATTATCAACCGACACGTCCATACTCACCGCCGTGGGTAACGACTACGGGTTTGACCACGTGTTCTCCCGGCAGGTCGCAGCCCTCGGACAAACAGGTGATGTACTGATCGGCATATCTACTAGCGGCAATTCGCCCAACGTTTTGCGCGCCATGCAGCAAGCGCATGATAACGACATGCGCGTGATTGCACTGACCGGACGCGACGGCGGCCAAATGGCTCAAGGGCTATCTGGCCAAGATGTTTTGTTGTGTGTACCGGATCAGCGCACCATGAGGATCCAGGAAATGCATATTCTGTTGCTGCACCTGATCTGTGAAGGTATTGATGCCCAATTACTCGGAGAGCCCAAATGA
- the rapZ gene encoding RNase adapter RapZ, with translation MQSVVLITGMSGSGKSVALKWLEDAGYACVDNLPVHLLKDLIDNAQRGHNRRLAVAIDARSQGDLRELPEMLDSLRSQGTLIRVVFLDADDATLVQRYSESRRRHPLADRMVGNNQPVSLQACISHERELLDRLRNREHVIDTSGLKPVQLRDWMRDLIKTDRPGIIMTLESFAYKQGAPRDADLVFDARCLPNPHYDPALKPLTGLDPPVVTWLEQQPTVGDMIDDIEAFVRKWLPRYTADTRNYLTIAIGCTGGQHRSVYIVETLARRFKDVAGLLKRHRQQPQFSEQRESMDIPA, from the coding sequence CTGCAAAGCGTTGTCCTGATCACTGGCATGTCTGGGTCTGGCAAATCCGTCGCGTTAAAGTGGCTCGAGGATGCGGGCTATGCCTGTGTAGACAACCTGCCCGTGCACTTATTAAAAGATCTGATTGACAACGCCCAACGCGGGCATAACCGCAGGCTGGCCGTTGCGATTGACGCTCGCTCGCAAGGGGACTTGCGCGAACTGCCGGAAATGCTTGACAGCCTTCGCAGCCAAGGCACCTTGATTCGTGTTGTGTTTCTTGATGCTGATGACGCAACACTGGTACAACGGTATTCCGAGTCGCGGCGGCGCCATCCACTGGCTGACCGTATGGTCGGAAACAATCAACCAGTCTCTTTGCAGGCATGTATCAGTCACGAACGCGAGTTGCTCGATCGACTGCGTAACCGCGAACATGTAATTGACACCTCGGGCCTCAAACCAGTGCAACTGCGTGACTGGATGCGTGACCTGATCAAGACCGATCGGCCCGGTATCATCATGACGCTAGAGTCGTTTGCATACAAGCAAGGCGCCCCTCGCGACGCTGACCTGGTGTTTGATGCACGATGTCTGCCTAATCCACACTATGACCCAGCGCTAAAGCCGCTCACTGGCTTGGATCCACCAGTGGTGACGTGGCTGGAGCAGCAGCCAACAGTGGGCGACATGATCGATGATATCGAAGCATTCGTTCGCAAATGGCTGCCGCGCTACACAGCCGACACCCGCAACTATCTGACGATCGCGATTGGTTGTACCGGTGGACAGCATCGATCGGTATATATCGTTGAAACGCTGGCCCGGCGTTTTAAAGACGTTGCCGGATTACTGAAGCGCCACCGCCAACAACCACAGTTCAGTGAGCAACGTGAATCCATGGATATTCCGGCATGA
- a CDS encoding chorismate-binding protein, with protein sequence MPALSTTSPVTILLDDQTAPANERRSRLYLDLREQLLIDSPTDLAAALGRMQSALDQGLHAVLLLDYELGVAMQGLPAHTQADKPTSQILLFESVKCLTADEVDAWLQGQDENSSATLTGLGNNMTETEFAAAVDRIRQHIANGDTYQVNLCFAIHVALYGSPVALYRELRQQQVVPYGALIGLSDGRWILSRSPELFVRHHDGWIESEPMKGTTAVDSSLDLASDPKNRAENVMIVDLLRNDLGRVADRGSVTVPERFIVKQYGNVLQMTSTVRARLRTDVSWLELLEAIFPCGSITGAPKRSTMQIINQIEPSARGIYTGAIGWVAPERPGTLGSFCLSVPIRTLTLSAPDHQGRRTGVFGVGAGITWGSDSLSEWAECALKSSFLTRQTTPLTLFETMRANRALGVAHLERHLARLQASAKSLGFAFDAQAMKGALQTTCDDLPTAGDYRIRLDLASDGSLSIKTGRLDPLPTPVKVMLAPEPTHSNDIFLRHKTSNRARYDDAWRQAEAHGAFDMLFFNERDELTEGGRSNVFIKIDGRWYTPPLAAGVLPGVMRSILLADPALAACERIITRGELQRAEGVLVCNALRGALTAELVEQPVLASPNVR encoded by the coding sequence ATGCCTGCATTGAGCACCACTTCACCTGTGACCATACTACTGGATGATCAAACCGCGCCAGCCAACGAGCGGCGGTCAAGGCTTTATCTGGATTTACGCGAGCAACTGCTGATCGACAGCCCAACGGATCTAGCAGCTGCACTTGGGCGCATGCAATCAGCCCTGGATCAAGGCCTTCACGCCGTGTTGCTGCTCGATTATGAGCTCGGTGTCGCGATGCAGGGCTTACCTGCTCACACACAGGCTGACAAGCCAACCAGCCAGATCCTGTTGTTTGAGTCAGTCAAATGTCTCACAGCCGATGAAGTCGATGCGTGGCTGCAGGGCCAAGACGAGAACTCGTCAGCCACGCTGACTGGCCTTGGTAACAACATGACCGAGACTGAGTTTGCAGCAGCCGTTGACAGGATCCGCCAGCATATTGCCAACGGCGATACCTATCAGGTCAATTTGTGCTTTGCCATACACGTCGCACTCTACGGCAGCCCAGTGGCGTTATACCGAGAACTGCGCCAACAGCAGGTTGTGCCATACGGAGCACTGATTGGACTATCTGATGGGCGCTGGATCTTGTCACGCTCGCCGGAGCTCTTTGTACGCCATCATGATGGCTGGATCGAGTCTGAGCCCATGAAAGGCACCACTGCGGTTGACAGTAGCCTCGATTTGGCCAGCGACCCAAAAAACCGCGCAGAAAATGTCATGATCGTTGATCTGTTGCGCAACGATCTCGGTCGCGTTGCCGATCGAGGTAGCGTGACCGTACCCGAGCGCTTTATCGTCAAGCAGTATGGCAACGTCTTGCAGATGACATCCACCGTGCGCGCACGACTGCGCACGGATGTAAGCTGGCTGGAATTACTCGAAGCGATCTTTCCCTGTGGCTCAATCACCGGAGCGCCCAAACGCAGCACCATGCAAATCATCAACCAGATTGAGCCATCAGCGCGCGGGATATACACCGGCGCGATTGGCTGGGTCGCACCAGAGCGCCCCGGCACCTTGGGCAGCTTTTGTTTGTCGGTGCCCATACGAACGCTCACACTGTCAGCTCCAGACCACCAGGGCAGACGCACGGGCGTGTTTGGCGTGGGTGCTGGCATCACGTGGGGCAGTGACAGCTTGTCAGAGTGGGCTGAGTGCGCCCTTAAATCAAGCTTTCTGACCCGCCAGACTACGCCACTCACACTGTTTGAAACCATGCGGGCAAACCGAGCGCTTGGCGTGGCCCATCTCGAACGTCATCTGGCGCGCTTGCAAGCATCTGCCAAATCGTTAGGGTTTGCTTTTGATGCGCAGGCCATGAAGGGAGCTCTGCAAACAACCTGTGATGACTTGCCGACCGCGGGTGACTACAGAATCAGACTTGATCTGGCCAGCGATGGCAGCCTGTCGATCAAGACCGGGCGTCTTGATCCCTTACCCACTCCCGTCAAAGTGATGCTGGCGCCTGAACCAACCCATTCCAACGATATTTTTTTAAGACATAAAACCTCCAATCGCGCTCGCTATGACGATGCCTGGCGTCAGGCTGAAGCACATGGTGCCTTTGACATGCTTTTTTTTAATGAGCGCGACGAGCTCACCGAAGGCGGTCGCTCGAATGTTTTCATCAAAATTGACGGCCGCTGGTATACACCGCCCCTGGCTGCCGGTGTATTACCTGGCGTTATGCGCAGCATTTTGCTGGCTGACCCGGCGCTAGCTGCCTGCGAACGAATTATCACGCGCGGGGAACTTCAGCGCGCCGAAGGAGTCCTTGTGTGTAATGCCCTGCGCGGCGCACTGACGGCCGAGTTAGTGGAACAACCGGTGTTGGCAAGCCCCAACGTGAGATAA